The following DNA comes from Halorhabdus tiamatea SARL4B.
AGATCGCGCGGAAGACTATCCAAACCACGACACAACCATGACAGACTACGACATCACCGAACTCGAAGGCGAACTGGACGCGAGTGGACTGAGCGTCGGCATCGTCCTCAGCCGCTTCAACGACCTCATCACCGGGAAACTGTTCGATGGCGCACTCGACACGCTGATGCGTCACGGGGCCAGCGAAGACGACGTCACCGTCGCCCGCGTGCCAGGGTCCTTCGAGATCCCACAGGCAGCAAAGCGCATGGCCGAAACTGGCGAGTACGACGCCGTCATCGCCCTGGGGGCGGTCATCCGCGGGGAGACGCCACACTTCGAGTACGTCTCGAACGAAGCGACCAAGGGCGTCGCGAAGGCGACCCTGGACACCGACGTCCCGATCGCCTTCGGCGTCCTCACGACCGACACGACCGAGCAGGCCATCAACCGCGCGGGCGTCAAGCAAGGTAACAAGGGCAGCGAAGCCGCCGAGAGCGCCATCGAGATGGCGAATCTCCTCTCCGAGTTCTGAGCACTGCGACCGTTCTTTTCCTCGCGACCGCCAGGGACGACAGCCACAGCGGCAGTCTCACCACCACGGAGTTCTCGGGCAGAAACTATCTATTTCGCACCAGCAGACTTAAGAGTTAGATGCGTCTAAATCCGATATCAATGCAGACGGATGTCATGGAGGATTATCTCAAGGCGGTCTACCGGCTCGAACGCGAGGAGGGGCCGCCGGTCGGGACGTCGGCCATCGCCGACGCCCTCGACGTGACGCCCCCGACGGCCACGCGGATGCTCGAGAAGCTGGCCGAGGAGGCGTTGATCGAGCGCGAGAAGTACAGCGGCGTCGAATTGACCGACCACGGTCGAGCGATTGCACTGGAGACAGTGCGTCACCACCGACTGCTGGAGGCGTACCTCGTCGAGCATCTCGGCTACGAGTGGGAGGAGGTCCACGACGAGGCCGACTGTCTGGAACATCACATCAGCGAGTCCTTCGAGGAGCGTATCGCCGACTTGCTGGGCCATCCGCCGGTGGATCCGCACGGCGAGCCGATCCCGGGCGTCGACCTCGAACCGCCGGGAGACGCCGACACCCGTCCGCTCGCAGCGTGTGAACCCGGCGAGACGGTCGTGGTCGCGACCGTGCGTGATCGCGACGAGGAGACACTCCAGTATCTCGCCGAGAGCGGCATCGTCCCCGGGCGGGAGGTGACCGTGACCGAGGTGACGCCGGTCGACGTCTACGTGCTTGAACACGAGGCGGGGACCGAACATCTCTCGGCGGCGGTCGCCGAGTCAGTCTACGTCGAAGCCCCGGCGACAGCGGACGGATCTGTTTCCGAGGAGGTGCCCGGACTGTGAGCGAATACCTGGAAATCCTCGTGGTTGCCTTCGGGATGCAACTGGCGGTGTTGCCGGGCGAGAAAGTCCAGTTCATCATCGCCGGCCTCTCGACGCGATACCATCCGCTGGTCGTGGTCTCTGCAGCCGGGAGTGCCTTCGCCGGGTGGACGGCGCTCGAAATTGTCTTCGGGAACGCGCTGAAGAACGCCCTCCCGGAGATCTATTTGACCGCGTTCACGGCCGGGCTGTTCGTGCTCTTTGCCGCTCTGATGATCCGGTCGGCCCCGGAACCGAGCGCGTCGACGGCCGAGACCGACGGGGGCGTCACAGAATCGGTCGGTGAACTCGACGTTTCGCTTTTCGGCTACAAGGTCCCGGCATTGCTCGGCGGGTGGCTCCCGATCTTCACGATGATGGCCGC
Coding sequences within:
- a CDS encoding metal-dependent transcriptional regulator, whose product is MQTDVMEDYLKAVYRLEREEGPPVGTSAIADALDVTPPTATRMLEKLAEEALIEREKYSGVELTDHGRAIALETVRHHRLLEAYLVEHLGYEWEEVHDEADCLEHHISESFEERIADLLGHPPVDPHGEPIPGVDLEPPGDADTRPLAACEPGETVVVATVRDRDEETLQYLAESGIVPGREVTVTEVTPVDVYVLEHEAGTEHLSAAVAESVYVEAPATADGSVSEEVPGL
- the ribH gene encoding 6,7-dimethyl-8-ribityllumazine synthase, giving the protein MTDYDITELEGELDASGLSVGIVLSRFNDLITGKLFDGALDTLMRHGASEDDVTVARVPGSFEIPQAAKRMAETGEYDAVIALGAVIRGETPHFEYVSNEATKGVAKATLDTDVPIAFGVLTTDTTEQAINRAGVKQGNKGSEAAESAIEMANLLSEF
- a CDS encoding TMEM165/GDT1 family protein; its protein translation is MSEYLEILVVAFGMQLAVLPGEKVQFIIAGLSTRYHPLVVVSAAGSAFAGWTALEIVFGNALKNALPEIYLTAFTAGLFVLFAALMIRSAPEPSASTAETDGGVTESVGELDVSLFGYKVPALLGGWLPIFTMMAAGEFGDKTQLVTIGLAADYGATSAIWAGEMLAIIPISLLNAYFFHRFAHLVNLRKAHFGGAALFGFFAADNVLQIVAGVSVWEQLVGGASELLLAAI